Proteins encoded together in one Tripterygium wilfordii isolate XIE 37 chromosome 14, ASM1340144v1, whole genome shotgun sequence window:
- the LOC120014387 gene encoding polyubiquitin-B-like produces MEASGAANPFRTSSANDPSDEEINVYFKILKTVGFKVKRSETIDNLKKRLREIEGIAENLQEFFFAGNRLSNGQRLVDSGIHENSSIDLIVQNVVLMKIFVKIASNQKTFSVEARAQDRVQYVKSLIHAKEGFRPDQFTLVYDGKLLDDDRTLASLNMRNESTLYLIFCPKDVLSIFVKAPTGEIVKLEIKAQFTVRDIKEVIASMIGVPVIDQDLYFSGERLENCKTLAFYNIFEESALEIRPPSFQIFVKPWSGNSIIIDVFPFDTIENVKQKVSQKVMIPEKYQSLVFAGKRLEEHRDLASYKIQRHSTLNVVMTLLACKMSLMDIGRSERVSIRDLKATIKEKMGFTVKTVVYKLLALDDERTPSSYGISIYDELVYLF; encoded by the exons ATGGAAGCATCAGGAGCTGCAAACCCTTTTCGCACATCAAGTGCAAACGATCCGAGCGATGAAGAG ATAAATGTATACTTCAAGATTTTGAAAACTGTCGGTTTCAAAGTTAAGAGATCTGAGACCATTGACAATCTCAAGAAGCGTTTACGTGAAATTGAAGGCATCGCTGAAAATCTTCAAGAGTTCTTCTTTGCAGGAAATCGGCTCAGTAATGGACAGAGGCTAGTTGATTCTGGTATTCATGAGAACTCCAGTATTGATTTAATTGTCCAGAACGTTGTCTTAATGAAAATATTTGTCAAGATAGCATCAAATCAAAAGACATTCAGTGTGGAAGCAAGGGCTCAGGATAGAGTCCAATATGTTAAGTCCCTGATTCATGCGAAGGAGGGTTTCCGACCTGATCAGTTCACTCTTGTCTATGATGGAAAACTGCTAGACGACGATAGAACTTTGGCCTCCCTCAACATGAGAAATGAGTCAAccctctatttaattttctgtcCAAAAGATGTGTTGTCAATTTTTGTGAAAGCACCAACTGGAGAGATTGTGAAACTTGAAATAAAAGCTCAGTTTACTGTCCGTGACATCAAAGAAGTTATCGCGAGCATGATAGGTGTGCCAGTCATTGATCAGGATTTGTACTTTTCAGGGGAACGGCTTGAGAATTGCAAGACACTGGCTTTTTATAACATATTTGAGGAATCGGCCTTGGAGATCCGACCTCCTTCATTTCAGATATTTGTCAAACCTTGGAGTGGGAACTCCATTATTATTGATGTTTTTCCATTTGATACTATTGAGAACGTGAAGCAAAAGGTTTCCCAGAAGGTGATGATTCCTGAAAAGTATCAATCTCTTGTGTTTGCTGGAAAACGGCTTGAGGAGCATCGGGATTTAGCAAGTTACAAGATCCAGAGGCACTCTACTCTCAATGTGGTTATGACACTCTTAGCATGTAAGATGAGTTTGATGGACATTGGACGTTCTGAACGAGTTAGTATTCGTGATTTGAAGGCCACCATCAAAGAGAAAATGGGTTTCACAGTGAAGACAGTTGTGTACAAGCTGTTGGCACTGGACGATGAGCGTACACCATCATCTTATGGAATCTCCATTTATGATGAGTTGGTCTATTTGTTTTAG
- the LOC120014541 gene encoding long-chain-alcohol oxidase FAO1 produces MAKECDHLLRGGRGEEKYSHGFSSSEMESLASLFETIIPPVPNSAQLEANGDQPNQDVQSFYGLSGSQDHLPDKAAELLMKRGLKRAIVIVRLILWLLSTRLGTFLLCGSICFGEKWPFMKRFSCMEIEKREKVLQNWFKNRFLPPIRAAFFYIKILCVYIFYSQIDEDGDNPSWKAIGYHPETNERPSQGPKERPLGKGTVETMHETDSTFLNSLSQKGIRVALDAKENLYRIKCDAVIVGSGCGGGVAAAILANSGQKVIVLEKGNYFTEADYSGLEGPSMDKLYESGGILATLDAKLTILAGSAVGGGSAVNWSACIKTPRLVLQDWAENHKISLFGSLEYISAMDTVCKRIGVTENCAEEGFQNEVLRKGCKNLGLEVNTVPRNSSENHYCGSCGYGCKSGDKKGTDRTWLVDAVNGGAVILTGCKAERFILKDNTNGSKRKKKCLGVIARTLSNTITKKLQIEAKVTISASGALLTPPLMISSGLKNQNIGKNLHLHPVLMAWGYFPDSNSELKGKSYEGGIITSIHKVLSEGSNVRAIIETPALGPASFAVMCPWKSGLDMKERMLKYARTAHLITIIRDRGSGEIKVEGMISHNLDKFDRENLRAGLHRALRILIAAGAVEVGTHRSDGQRIKSKGITERDLQEFLDTVSAVGGAQSLEENWTIYSSAHQMGSCRMGKNAKEGAVDENGGSWEAEDLYVCDASVLPSAIGVNPMITIQSTAYCIAKRIAESLRNKDC; encoded by the exons atggcaAAAGAGTGTGATCATTTGTTGAGAGGAGGGAGAGGAGAGGAAAAATACAGTCATGGGTTTTCTTCATCTGAAATGGAGTCACTGGCTAGCCTATTTGAAACCATTATCCCTCCTGTGCCAAATAGTGCTCAATTGGAGGCCAATGGAGACCAACCCAACCAGGATGTGCAGTCCTTTTATGGACTCTCTGGCTCTCAAGATCATCTGCCTGATAAG GCTGCAGAGCTTTTGATGAAGAGGGGATTGAAGAGAGCAATTGTGATAGTGAGACTGATTTTGTGGCTTCTGAGTACAAGGTTGGGGACTTTTTTGCTTTGTGGGTCAATCTGTTTTGGTGAGAAATGGCCTTTTATGAAGAGGTTCTCATGTATGGAGATAGAGAAGAGGGAGAAAGTTTTGCAGAATTGGTTCAAGAACAGATTCTTGCCCCCTATCAGAGCtgcatttttttatatcaaaatattGTGTGTCTACATCTTCTACTCCCAG ATTGATGAAGATGGTGACAATCCATCATGGAAAGCCATTGGATATCACCCAGAAACTAATGAAAGACCGTCTCAAGGTCCAAAAGAGAGACCCCTTGGAAAGGGAACTGTGGAGACTATGCATGAAACTGACTCAACCTTTCTAAACTCCCTAAGCCAAAAAGGTATCAGAGTTGCATTGGATGCAAAAGAGAACCTGTACAGGATCAAGTGTGATGCTGTGATTGTTGGCTCTGGTTGCGGTGGAGGTGTTGCAGCTGCAATTTTAGCAAATTCTGGCCAAAAGGTCATTGTTCTCGAGAAAGGGAACTACTTTACTGAGGCTGATTATTCTGGTCTAGAAGGACCCTCCATGGATAAATTGTACGAATCAGGAGGGATCCTTGCAACTCTTGATGCCAAGCTGACTATTCTTGCTGGATCAGCAGTTGGTGGTGGTTCTGCTGTGAACTGGTCAGCATGCATCAAAACTCCCAGGCTGGTGCTGCAGGATTGGGCAGAGAACCATAAGATTTCACTATTTGGGAGCCTTGAATATATTTCTGCCATGGATACCGTCTGCAAGAGAATTGGGGTTACAGAAAACTGTGCTGAGGAGGGATTTCAAAATGAAGTACTGAGAAAAGGGTGCAAAAATCTTGGACTTGAAGTAAATACAGTTCCGCGAAATTCTTCAGAGAATCATTACTGTGGTTCCTGTGGTTATGGATGTAAGAGTGGAGACAAGAAAGGGACTGACCGGACATGGCTAGTTGATGCCGTAAATGGAGGTGCAGTAATCTTAACTGGATGCAAAGCAGAGAGGTTCATACTAAAAGATAACACGAATGGAagcaaaaggaagaagaaatgtcTGGGAGTTATAGCACGAACACTAAGCAACACCATCACAAAGAAACTACAAATTGAGGCCAAAGTAACAATCTCAGCGTCTGGGGCTCTTTTGACACCCCCTTTAATGATATCCAGCGGATTGAAAAATCAGAACATTGGTAAGAACCTCCATCTGCATCCTGTTTTAATGGCTTGGGGATACTTTCCAGATTCAAATTCAGAGCTCAAGGGGAAGTCCTATGAAGGTGGTATAATCACGTCAATTCATAAGGTGCTTTCTGAAGGCTCCAACGTAAGGGCTATAATAGAAACCCCTGCACTAGGACCAGCATCATTTGCTGTAATGTGTCCTTGGAAATCTGGACTTGACATGAAAGAAAGGATGCTGAAGTATGCAAGAACAGCTCACTTGATAACTATAATCAGGGATCGAGGGTCTGGGGAAATTAAGGTAGAGGGTATGATAAGCCATAATTTGGATAAATTCGACAGAGAAAATCTTAGGGCTGGACTGCATAGGGCATTGAGAATTTTAATAGCAGCAGGAGCTGTAGAAGTGGGCACCCATCGAAGTGATGGGCAGAGAATCAAGTCCAAGGGGATTACTGAAAGGGATTTGCAAGAATTCTTAGACACCGTTTCTGCAGTAGGAGGTGCACAATCACTTGAAGAGAATTGGACAATCTATAGCTCTGCCCATCAGATGGGGAGTTGCCGAATGGGGAAAAATGCAAAAGAAGGTGCAGTCGATGAGAATGGAGGGAGTTGGGAAGCAGAGGATCTATATGTCTGCGATGCAAGTGTTCTGCCAAGTGCTATTGGTGTCAATCCCATGATCACCATCCAGTCCACTGCTTACTGCATTGCAAAGAGAATAGCAGAGTCATTAAGAAACAAAGATTGCTAA
- the LOC120014234 gene encoding CRIB domain-containing protein RIC5-like: MGTKVKGLLKGFRYISQMFDEKEPEMQIGLPTDVKHVAHIGWEGPSANTPSWMNGFKSAPELSASEPLSLIGEAKSPFTNKLSLEVFVNGIEVNDVHQIEQNGNKKPKHRSRRSTNTTGSALNSPTRRGSDAPKPSRRNHNSNFGSPSQDSSGSSRTSRRHQTSSLGLESPSHEQPTIPKQSRQKKSKGGSGGSSRSSRLKGQNPIETSSDAGSVSESMEGLKTNEDQLGSVLET, translated from the exons ATGGGAACAAAAGTGAAGGGCCTTTTGAAAGGCTTCCGATACATCTCCCAGATGTTTG ATGAAAAAGAACCAGAGATGCAAATTGGTCTTCCCACCGACGTAAAGCACGTAGCGCACATTGGATGGGAGGGACCATCTGCAAATACACCGAGCTGG ATGAATGGGTTTAAATCTGCGCCAGAGCTCTCCGCCTCTGAACCTCTGAGTTTGATTGGAGAAGCTAAGAGCCCCTTCACAAATAAACTATCCCTCGAAG TGTTTGTTAATGGTATTGAAGTTAATG ATGTTCATCAGATAGAACAGAATGGAAATAAGAAGCCAAAGCATAGATCAAGGCGATCAACAAACACTACTGGTTCAGCTTTAAACTCCCCAACCCGACGAGGCTCTGATGCACCAAAACCTTCCAGGCGTAATCATAACTCCAACTTTGGCTCTCCTTCTCAAGATTCATCAGGTAGTTCCAGAACCTCAAGACGGCATCAGACTTCAAGTCTTGGCTTGGAATCACCTTCTCATGAACAACCCACCATACCAAAACAATCTCGTCAAAAGAAATCCAAGGGGGGATCAGGAGGGTCATCAAGGTCGTCAAGATTGAAGGGACAGAATCCGATTGAAACATCGTCAGATGCTGGATCTGTGTCTGAATCTATGGAAGGATTGAAAACCAACGAGGACCAACTAGGTTCAGTTTTGGAAACATAG
- the LOC120015708 gene encoding polyubiquitin-like — MEASKAAANEPTPFTGSGDIENDLVHKIKKLAALEVKRSETMANLKAFLEEKEGISANVQELFFAGEELHDGQRLLDYGIEQNSTTEFVLPDAFMIVIKIPSCQKTIAVEVRREDTIKSVKSKIQAMERFRPDEFVLAQCEKLLEDDRTLASYDFEIEPTFFLFFCPKDVLSFFVRVPSKETVELKVKAMTTIRDVKEIIGGLLGVSVIDRDLCCRGKQLEDGKTLAYYKLYEKSILEIRCPSFQLFVKPWSGTTIIIDVWPFNTIEDVKEMIFNKLKIPVKYQSLVFAGKRLENDRDLASYGVEKHSTLKVVLTPSAALYGLSLRRTGARPTDSLRTLKRKIRKRSHAGMRTVLYNELALDTLSLMESP; from the exons ATGGAAGCATCAAAGGCTGCTGCAAATGAACCAACACCCTTCACAGGGTCTGGTGATATTGAG AATGATCTAGTCCACAAGATCAAGAAACTGGCGGCTTTGGAAGTTAAGAGATCTGAGACAATGGCCAATCTCAAAGCATttcttgaagaaaaagaaggcaTTTCTGCAAATGTCCAGGAGTTATTCTTCGCTGGCGAAGAGCTCCATGATGGCCAAAGGCTGCTTGATTATGGAATTGAGCAAAACTCCACTACCGAGTTTGTTCTTCCGGATGCTTTTATGATAGTCATTAAGATACCTTCATGTCAGAAAACCATTGCTGTGGAGGTGAGGCGGGAAGATACTATCAAATCTGTGAAATCAAAAATTCAAGCAATGGAGCGTTTCAGACCTGATGAGTTCGTTCTTGCTCAATGTGAAAAACTGCTTGAAGATGATAGGACTTTGGCGTCCTACGACTTTGAAATTGAGCCCacattctttttattcttttgtccAAAAGATGTGCTGTCATTTTTTGTGAGAGTACCGAGCAAGGAGACTGTGGAACTCAAAGTTAAGGCTATGACTACTATTCGCGATGTCAAAGAAATTATCGGGGGACTGCTTGGTGTCTCGGTCATTGATCGGGATTTGTGCTGTCGGGGGAAGCAATTGGAGGATGGCAAGACCTTGGCTTATTACAAACTCTATGAGAAGTCAATCTTGGAAATTCGTTGTCCTTCTTTCCAGCTATTCGTCAAACCTTGGAGTGGAACTACCATAATAATTGATGTTTGGCCATTTAATACCATTGAAGATGTGAAGGAAATGATTTTCAACAAGCTGAAAATTCCAGTTAAGTATCAGAGTCTTGTGTTTGCTGGAAAACGGCTTGAGAATGATCGAGATTTGGCAAGTTATGGTGTTGAGAAGCATTCGACTCTCAAAGTGGTTTTAACACCCTCAGCAGCGTTGTATGGGTTGAGCCTGAGACGCACTGGAGCCAGACCAACTGATAGCCTTCGCACTTTGAAACGCAAAATCAGAAAGAGAAGTCATGCTGGAATGAGGACAGTGTTGTACAACGAGTTGGCATTGGACACTCTGTCACTTATGGAATCACCATGA
- the LOC120015771 gene encoding KIN14B-interacting protein At4g14310-like yields MSIPEPPVLQLRDRNVIAAPKTAFLKPSKTLTTISDKTSNSALKKSASGKENPRPSSRPRAASAQKPIVRPVPRVDKAAAVGSIGGGEARGRWSTSSVPRGRSASPSEFIRGFSDLKKDKDSRIFRDRDESNRGIVNKGGKGSRYLNSKVSEKSVNGSRVFRDFKENGGTGPNLMDVNGICRDRDSKFELSEGMANGSMIQGANFSSISVKSRVIKDKVGLDIKFKEKDGFEVDNVVHKISLPVLKSGDRVGKAGNDVSHCSKIMGDRCSSDMKDFENLKEKGLKEDDSVGSVGIKYQSKLHEKLAFLEGKVKRIASDIKKTKDMLDKNKTDVSKEILSDIQDKILGIEKTLEGKVSGLQSDENDDGGNKVVDKDKGVDGVKNSVNGLNSEELEARLLPHQKLLRNRTSMKASSGSSQNHEPLKVVDSSSELKGDKKSLSPIGENPVALEFLASLNEGQGKVTTRDGLSGLECSEVQATDGGDTSGKENYSNIAISKRDLELILTSDETLDDFDDQENKREIIIGEDTGDACNYQLNEIGHKTSTGGWFVSEGESVLLSHDDGSCSFYDITNCEEKTVYRPPMGVSPNVWRDCWIIRAPGADGCSGRYVVAASAGNSMDSGFCSWDFYDKGVQAFHIEDAGTTTSRTILGPLNNNPTHRRNALCSILLPETRQWWYKPCGPLIISTATSQKVVKVYDVRDGEQIIKWEVQKPVSTMEYSSPLQWRNRGKVVIAEAEAISIWDVNSLNPQALLSVSLSSRKVSALHVNNTDAEIGGGVRQRVSSAEAEGNDGVFCTPDSINVLDFRNPSGIGLKIPKVGVSAQSVFSRGDSIFLGCTNFRSSGKKAHCSQVQQFSLRKQRLCSTYSLPDSGAHLNHSAITQVWGNSNLVMGVCGMGLFIFDALKDDALLSSTIDYGNTQKVSEIIGTDDLYSPSFDYLSSRVLLISRDRPAMWRQLAQV; encoded by the exons ATGTCCATACCGGAGCCACCGGTTCTCCAGTTGAGAGACCGAAATGTAATCGCGGCACCCAAGACTGCCTTCCTGAAACCATCCAAAACCTTAACTACGATCTCCGACAAAACCTCTAATTCCGCCCTCAAAAAATCGGCATCGGGAAAGGAGAACCCCAGGCCTAGTTCTCGGCCACGGGCAGCATCAGCGCAGAAGCCAATAGTCAGACCTGTGCCCCGTGTAGACAAGGCAGCCGCGGTGGGGTCGATTGGCGGTGGCGAGGCGAGAGGACGGTGGTCAACGTCATCCGTGCCGAGAGGTAGGAGTGCTAGCCCTTCTGAGTTTATTAGGGGGTTTTCGGATTTGAAAAAGGATAAGGATTCTAGGATATTTAGGGATCGGGACGAGAGCAATAGAGGGATCGTGAATAAGGGTGGAAAGGGTAGTAGGTATTTGAACTCTAAAGTGAGCGAAAAAAGTGTAAATGGATCCAGGGTTTTTAGGGACTTTAAAGAAAATGGTGGTACTGGTCCAAACTTGATGGATGTTAATGGAATATGCAGGGATCGGGATTCAAAATTTGAGTTAAGTGAGGGAATGGCAAATGGTAGTATGATTCAAGGAGCTAACTTTAGCTCCATTTCGGTAAAATCAAGGGTGATTAAAGATAAGGTTGGTCTAGACattaaatttaaagaaaaagatgGTTTTGAAGTTGATAATGTTGTCCACAAGATATCTCTGCCTGTATTAAAATCTGGTGATAGAGTTGGGAAGGCTGGAAATGATGTTAGTCATTGCTCTAAGATTATGGGTGATAGATGCTCAAGTGATATgaaggattttgaaaatttgaaagagAAAGGTTTAAAAGAAGACGATTCTGTGGGTTCTGTCGGCATCAAGTATCAGAGCAAGCTTCATGAGAAGCTAGCATTTCTAGAAGGAAAGGTGAAGAGGATTGCATCAGATATCAAGAAGACGAAGGATATGTTAGACAAGAACAAAACTGATGTGTCAAAGGAAATCCTTTCAGATATTCAGGACAAGATATTGGGGATTGAGAAGACATTAGAAGGTAAAGTAAGTGGCTTGCaaagtgatgaaaatgatgatggagGAAACAAAGTTGTTGATAAGGATAAGGGAGTGGATGGTGTTAAGAATTCAGTTAATGGATTGAATAGTGAGGAATTGGAAGCAAGGCTCCTACCTCATCAGAAATTACTTCGCAATAGAACATCCATGAAGGCATCATCTGGAAGTTCTCAAAATCATGAACCCCTTAAAGTAGTGGACTCCAGTAGTGAACTAAAGGGGGATAAGAAGTCATTGAGCCCTATCGGGGAGAATCCAGTAGCTCTTGAGTTCTTGGCTTCCCTTAATGAGGGGCAAGGTAAGGTCACCACAAGGGATGGGCTGTCCGGTTTGGAGTGCTCTGAAGTTCAAGCAACAGATGGTGGTGACACTTCAGGGAAAGAAAATTATTCAAAcatagcaatttcaaagcgcgATTTGGAACTCATTCTCACAAGTGATGAAACACTTGATGACTTTGATGATCAGGAGAACAAACGTGAAATTATCATTGGAGAGGACACAGGGGATGCTTGCAATTATCAGCTCAATGAAATAGGCCACAAAACTTCAACAGGAGGATGGTTTGTGTCTGAGGGAGAGTCGGTGCTTCTTTCCCATGATGATGGTTCATGTTCATTTTATGATATTACCAACTGTGAG GAGAAGACTGTTTACAGGCCTCCAATGGGAGTATCTCCAAACGTTTGGAGAGATTGTTGGATCATTCGTGCACCTGGTGCTGATGGTTGCTCAGGAAGATATGTTGTGGCTGCATCTGCTGGGAATTCTATGGATTCTGGATTTTGTTCATGGGATTTTTATGACAAGGGTGTACAGGCTTTCCACATTGAGGATGCCGGAACAACCACTTCAAGAACTATACTCGGTCCCTTAAATAATAATCCCACACATAGAAGAAATGCCTTATGTAGTATATTGTTACCCGAAACACGGCAATGGTGGTATAAACCATGTGGACCTCTTATAATCTCTACAGCTACTTCTCAGAAGGTTGTAAAAGTCTATGATGTCCGTGACGGGGAGCAAATCATTAAATGGGAAGTGCAGAAGCCTGTGTCAACAATGGAATATTCTAGCCCTTTGCAATGGCGAAACAGAGGGAAAGTTGTCATAGCTGAAGCAGAAGCAATCTCTATTTGGGATGTGAACTCCCTTAATCCTCAAGCTTTACTATCTGTTTCTTTGTCCAGCAGAAAGGTCTCAGCGCTTCATGTGAATAACACTGATGCTGAAATAGGCGGCGGGGTTCGACAAAG AGTTAGTTCGGCAGAAGCAGAAGGAAATGATGGTGTCTTCTGCACTCCTGATTCTATTAATGTCTTGGATTTTCGCAACCCATCTGGCATTGGTCTTAAGATACCTAAAGTTGGTGTCAGTGCTCAGTCTGTCTTTTCTCGAGGTGATTCAATCTTTCTTGGCTGCACAAACTTCAGATCATCTGGGAAAAAAGCACATTGTTCCCAGGTGCAGCAGTTCTCTTTGCGTAAACAAAGGCTGTGCAGCACTTACTCTTTGCCAGATTCGGGAGCACACCTGAATCACTCAGCCATAACTCAGGTTTGGGGGAATTCAAACCTTGTAATGGGTGTATGTGGAATGGGTTTGTTTatatttgatgccttgaaaGATGATGCACTGCTGTCTTCGACCATTGATTATGGTAATACCCAAAAGGTCAGTGAAATTATTGGCACAGATGACTTGTATTCCCCTTCATTTGATTACTTATCCTCTCGCGTTCTCCTCATATCAAGAGATCGTCCGGCAATGTGGAGGCAGTTAGCACAGGTGTAA
- the LOC120014840 gene encoding kinesin-like protein KIN-10A, translating into MPPTPAKSYHVQFKTPQSKHRLNFTAGRTPHTNPSPNPSNALKETAPLDHPIEVIGRIRNSLDKQQTSNSILNVNSDRQTVRVRADIGYRDFVLDGISLSEEEDIDSFYKKFIEARINGVKLGAKCTIMMYGPTGSGKSHTMFGCGKQPGIVYRSLKDILGDGKEVRSEGDEDSVGTAAFVQVTVLEIYNEEIYDLLSSNGGGGFGIGWPKGGCGSKVRLEVMGKKAKNATFISGNEAGKISKEIQKVEKRRIVKSTQCNDRSSRSHCMIILDVPTVGGRLMLVDMAGSENIEQAGQMGFEAKMQTAKINQGNIALKRVVESIANGDSHVPFRDSKLTMLLQDSFEDDKSKILMILCASPDPRELYKTICTLEYGAKAKCIVRGPHTPIKGKNGAEDLSAVLLGSRIAAMDQFIYKLEMEKKLREKERDEAHKHLLKKEEEIAALRARIEGKGSGATEDEINMKVNERTQMLELDLEKKLLEHRRMVDELVEVERRRMEERILRQQEECEMLRRRLEEVELELCSSRGGKIDENGSRDMDGNNFARRILGAYANEEPGMVKSMDLDMDDQEPFVGDVKHVNGALHQFKSSGIQGFLTANQMADHDDDFAAKFGDKVSLSTVFEEEDAEEEEEHQVNVEDEEVEKEAIEVKSVRSSPRINFDAGYLTSSPQKLEQMPELSGTKLGEESFARESSKDRHLRIQNIFTLCGNYRELSQHIGTPVPAKKRPEDIDPQSYPVLSMKVDSMAKNSNKENTPVQKMIGVLDKWENPEDDHGKFTLKLNGATVAGEEATTLQAIKHSHGHLPLTPLENKLPLT; encoded by the exons ATGCCTCCTACACCTGCAAAGTCATATCACGTGCAATTCAAAACCCCACAATCGAAGCACCGCCTCAACTTCACCGCCGGGAGGACGCCGCACACGAACCCCTCTCCCAATCCTTCAAACGCTCTCAAAGAAACGGCACCGCTAGACCATCCAATCGAAGTTATTGGTCGGATTCGAAACTCTCTTGACAAACAGCAAACCTCTAATTCCATCTTGAATGTCAACTCGGATCGACAGACCGTCCGGGTCCGTGCTGATATTGGGTACAGAGATTTCGTTCTTGACGGGATCTCTTTATCTGAGGAAGAAGATATTGACAGTTTCTACAAGAAGTTCATTGAGGCAAGAATTAATGGAGTAAAGCTGGGAGCGAAGTGCACTATAATGATGTATGGACCGACTGGCTCGGGCAAGAGCCACACGATGTTTGGGTGCGGAAAACAGCCGGGAATTGTGTACCGGTCACTGAAGGATATATTGGGAGACGGGAAGGAGGTGAGAAGTGAAGGGGATGAGGATAGCGTGGGTACTGCTGCTTTTGTGCAAGTGACAGTGCTGGAAATATACAATGAGGAGATCTACGATCTTTTGTCCAGCAATGGTGGAGGTGGGTTTGGTATTGGTTGGCCCAAAGGAGGCTGTGGATCTAAG GTGAGACTCGAGGTTATGGGCAAAAAAGCGAAGAATGCAACATTTATATCTGGAAACGAAGCTGGTAAGATTTCAAAAGAGATACAGAAAGTAGAGAAAAGGAGGATTGTTAAAAGCACGCAATGTAATGACAGAAGTTCACGAAGCCATTGCATG ATAATCCTTGATGTCCCAACAGTCGGAGGTCGGCTGATGCTTGTGGACATGGCAGGTTCTGAAAATATTGAGCAAGCTGGTCAGATGGGATTTGAAGCTAAAATGCAG ACAGCAAAGATTAACCAAGGAAATATAGCCCTAAAAAGAGTGGTTGAATCCATTGCAAATGGAGATTCGCATGTCCCCTTCAGAGACAGCAAGTTGACCATGCTTCTCCAG GATTCTTTTGAGGATGACAAGTCAAAGATTTTAATGATACTGTGTGCAAGCCCCGACCCCAGGGAATTATACAAGACTATCTGCACACTTGAATATGGAGCTAAAGCAAAATGCATTGTCCGTGGTCCTCATACACCAATTAAGGGTAAAAATGGAGCTGAAGATTTATCTGCAGTTCTTTTAGGATCCAGAATAGCCGCCATGGACCAATTTATCTACAAGctggaaatggagaaaaagcTCCGGGAAAAAGAGAGGGATGAAGCACACAAACATCTtttgaagaaagaagaggaaattgCAGCTCTAAGAGCTCGTATTGAAGGGAAGGGATCTGGGGCTACTGAAGACGAGATCAACATGAAGGTGAATGAGCGCACACAGATGCTAGAACTTGACTTGGAAAAGAAGTTGCTGGAGCACCGGAGAATGGTGGATGAGCTTGTTGAAGTTGAGAGGAGGAGGATGGAAGAGAGGATACTACGACAGCAGGAGGAATGTGAGATGCTAAGAAGAAGGTTGGAGGAAGTTGAGTTAGAATTATGTAGTTCAAGGGGTggaaaaattgatgaaaacgGGTCAAGGGATATGGATGGGAATAACTTTGCAAGAAGGATATTAGGGGCTTATGCCAATGAAGAGCCAGGGATGGTAAAATCCATGGACTTAGACATGGATGATCAGGAACCGTTTGTTGGGGATGTGAAACATGTAAATGGTGCCCTTCATCAATTTAAAAGCAGTGGCATCCAAGGCTTTCTTACTGCCAATCAGATGGCTGACCATGATGATGACTTTGCAGCAAAATTTGGAGATAAAGTAAGTTTGAGCACTGTTTTTGAGGAAGAAGACgcagaagaggaggaagaacatCAAGTGAATGTTGAGGATGAAGAAGTAGAGAAGGAAGCTATAGAGGTAAAGAGTGTGCGTTCAAGCCCCAGAATCAATTTTGATGCAGGATACTTGACATCTTCTCCTCAAAAACTTGAACAAATGCCTGAACTTTCTGGCACAAAACTAGGGGAAGAAAGCTTTGCGAGAGAGAGCTCAAAAGATAGGCATTTAAGAATTCAGAACATATTTACACTTTGTGGGAATTACAGGGAGCTGTCTCAACATATTGGAACTCCAGTGCCTGCTAAGAAAAGGCCTGAGGACATTGATCCTCAGTCTTATCCAGTTTTGTCAATGAAGGTGGACTCCATGGCAAAAAACTCTAACAAGGAAAACACGCCAGTTCAAAAAATG ATTGGCGTGCTTGACAAATGGGAGAATCCTGAAGATGATCATGGAAAGTTCACACTGAAG CTCAACGGAGCAACAGTCGCAGGAGAGGAGGCAACAACATTGCAGGCCATCAAACACTCACATGGGCATCTCCCATTAACTCCACTGGAGAACAAACTTCCACTCACTTGA